Proteins co-encoded in one Chroicocephalus ridibundus chromosome 6, bChrRid1.1, whole genome shotgun sequence genomic window:
- the P2RY14 gene encoding P2Y purinoceptor 14 has translation MFNSSTNSSGNNCSHNTVIIKTVIPLVYCLIFIVGLLLNSVAAWIFLYVSSKKSFIVYLKNIVVADLLMSLTFPFKILADSEIAPPQLNTFVCRYSAVVFYTNMYIGITFFGLIGFDRYYKIVKPLFTSFVHTVNYSKVISIIIWLLLTLLSFPNMILTNEITKENYSRKCIGLKSELGKQWHKASSYICTGIFWIVFLLLIIFYSSISKKIYSSYKKFRRNSDVTKRKTSRNIFSIMFVFVICFVPYHICRIPYTLSQTSSQFNCESQKALFYTKEFTLVLSAANVCLDPIIYFFLCLPFKEKLYQKLHLKPETSREVEISKSRKSNTLRESINIV, from the coding sequence ATGTTCAACTCCAGCACAAACTCCTCGGGAAACAACTGCAGTCACAACACAGTAATAATTAAGACAGTCATTCCCCTGGTCTACTGCTTAATTTTCATAGTAgggctgttgctgaacagtgtgGCAGCGTGGATCTTTCTGTATGTTTCTAGCAAAAAGAGTTTTATTGTCTATCTCAAAAACATCGTTGTTGCCGATCTCCTAATGAGCTTGACGTTTCCCTTCAAAATTCTCGCCGATTCAGAAATTGCACCTCCCCAGCTCAACACGTTTGTGTGCAGATactctgctgttgttttttatACAAACATGTATATCGGGATAACATTTTTTGGCCTCATAGGTTTTGACAGATATTACAAAATTGTAAAGCCTTTATTCACCTCCTTTGTTCACACAGTTAACTACAGTAAGGTGATCTCTATAATCATATGGCTGTTGTTAACACTTTTATCATTTCCAAATATGATTTTAACCAATGAAATCactaaagaaaattattccagaaaatgTATAGGTCTTAAAAGTGAGCTTGGCAAACAGTGGCACAAGGCTTCAAGTTATATTTGCACAGGGATTTTCtggattgtttttcttctgctaatcATTTTTTACAGTTCTATatcaaaaaaaatatacagctcTTACAAAAAATTCAGACGTAACTCAGATGTGACCAAGAGAAAAACCAGCCGTAACATATTCAGTATCATGTTTGTATTTGTCATTTGCTTTGTACCCTATCACATCTGCAGAATACCATACACTCTAAGTCAAACGAGCTCACAATTCAACTGCGAGTCACAAAAAGCTCTGTTCTACACAAAGGAGTTTACTCTTGTACTGTCTGCTGCAAACGTGTGCCTTGAtcccattatttattttttcctctgcctaccctttaaagaaaagctgtatCAAAAACTGCACCTCAAGCCGGAAACTTCAAGGGAGGTTGAAATTTCTAAATCCAGAAAATCAAATACACTTCGGGAAAGTATAAATATAGTATAA
- the GPR171 gene encoding G-protein coupled receptor 171, which produces MSRNVSHCHIGEEMEPFTYFYYLIFLMGFIGSCFALWAFTQKDHKQKCMSIYLINLLTADFLLTLALPVKIIVDLGVASWKLRIFHCQVTACFIYLNMYLSIIFLGFVSMDRCLQLMHSCKIYRIQEPGFAKMLSAVVWTMVLLITVPNMAIPIKNIEERPGAGCIDFKTKFGRDWHVFTNFICTAIFLNFSAVILISNFLVVRQLYRNKYSESYANVKKALINILLVTAGYLLCFVPYHIVRIPYTLSQSDTITSCSLKQALFKAKESTLLFAVSNLCFDPILYYHLSKSFRLKFTETFAAPKEAKVFPDEEVQDRSELQM; this is translated from the coding sequence ATGTCACGCAATGTTTCACACTGCCATATCGGTGAAGAAATGGAACCTTTTACCTATTTTTACTACTTGATTTTTCTTATGGGATTTATTGGAAGTTGTTTCGCACTATGGGCGTTCACACAAAAAGATCACAAACAGAAGTGTATGAGCATCTACTTAATTAACCTCTTAACAGCAGATTTTTTGTTGACTTTGGCGTTGCCAGTAAAGATTATCGTTGACCTAGGAGTAGCATCCTGGAAACTGAGAATATTCCACTGTCAAGTTACAGCCTGTTTCATCTACCTGAACATGTATTTATCAATTATATTTTTGGGATTTGTAAGCATGGATCGTTGCCTTCAGCTAATGCACAGTTGTAAGATCTACCGCATTCAAGAGCCTGGATTTGCCAAGATGTTGTCTGCAGTCGTATGGACAATGGTTCTCCTTATAACAGTACCTAACATGGCTATTCCAATAAAAAACATTGAAGAAAGACCTGGTGCAGGATGCAtcgatttcaaaacaaaatttggAAGAGACTGGCACGTGTTTACTAATTTCATATGTACAGCAATATTCCTGAATTTTTCAGCTGTGATTCTGATTTCCAATTTCCTCGTTGTTAGACAACTCTACCGAAACAAATACAGCGAGAGTTACGCAAACGTGAAGAAAGCCCTCATCAACATACTGCTCGTAACTGCAGGCTACCTACTGTGTTTTGTTCCATACCACATTGTTCGCATCCCCTACACTTTGAGCCAAAGCGATACCATAACCAGCTGCTCTCTGAAACAAGCTCTCTTTAAAGCTAAAGAATCTACTTTGCTGTTTGCAGTATCAAACCTCTGTTTTGACCCTATTCTGTATTACCATCTTTCCAAATCATTCAGATTGAAATTTACCGAGACTTTTGCAGCACCCAAAGAGGCAAAGGTTTTCCCAGATGAAGAAGTACAAGACAGAAGTGAACTGCAGATGTAA